In one window of Drosophila innubila isolate TH190305 chromosome 2L unlocalized genomic scaffold, UK_Dinn_1.0 4_B_2L, whole genome shotgun sequence DNA:
- the LOC117781119 gene encoding NIF3-like protein 1 yields MSRCVGSLRKMANFSGVKLDQVVKQLESFAPTSLAEKWDNVGLLIEPPNDKLVERILLTNDLTEPVMGEAIEKKVDMIISYHPPIFKPLTRITKANWKERVVAACLSNSIALYSPHTAWDKVLGGVNDWLAKAIVDIQGIKPLVPEPDAVPGTGSGRLVETNMPISQLVQALQEHIENSVHVAFAVDHQAKTFVNTVGICGGSGGSLLRGLQVDLVITGEMSHHELLDFNHNGTTVLLCNHSNSERGYLREFLPMLDDRLQGACELFISEKDKDPLHTVMRGNAQATQKVQQ; encoded by the exons ATGTCACGCTGTGTGGGCAGTCTTCGAAAAATGGCCAATTTCAGTGGAGTGAAACTCGATCAAGTGGTCAAGCAGCTGGAGAGCTTTGCGCCCACATCCCTGGCCGAGAAGTGGGACAACGTGGGATTGCTGATCGAGCCGCCAAACGAT AAACTGGTTGAGCGGATACTGCTGACCAATGATCTCACCGAGCCCGTGATGGGCGAAGCTATTGAGAAGAAAGTGGACATGATTATCAGCTATCATCCGCCAATTTTCAAGCCTCTTACCCGCATCACAAAGGCAAACTGGAAGGAGCGAGTTGTGGCTGCCTGTCTGTCCAACTCCATAGCGTTGTACTCACCCCACACTGCCTGGGATAAGGTTCTTGGAGGAGTAAACGATTGGTTAGCCAAGGCAATTGTGGATATACAGGGAATAAAGCCTCTGGTGCCTGAACCAGACGCTGTGCCAGGCACTGGATCAGGACGTCTGGTGGAAACCAATATGCCTATATCACAGCTTGTACAAGCTCTACAGGAACATATTGAGAATAGCGTGCATGTGGCATTTGCCGTGGATCATCAGGCAAAGACGTTTGTGAATACTGTTGGCATCTGTGGCGGTTCTGGAGGCTCGCTGCTGCGTGGTCTGCAGGTGGATCTGGTCATAACTGGTGAAATGTCGCATCACGAGCTCTTGGACTTTAATCACAATGGCACAACGGTGTTGCTGTGCAACCACAGTAACTCTGAGCGTGGTTACCTACGAGAATTCCTGCCAATGCTAGATGATCGCCTTCAGGGTGCTTGTGAGCTGTTCATATCGGAAAAAGATAAGGATCCCTTGCATACGGTGATGAGAGGCAACGCACAGGCCACACAAAAGGTTCAACAGTAG
- the LOC117781118 gene encoding 39S ribosomal protein L4, mitochondrial, translating to MLNFLNKSRQLLYPGVRNLSNTLTARQSNASTESTTAATNETIVSKPALILPQNYAEYAPVNRNSARQAWIENTDAVKERKVGLIELHPDVFAAQPRVDIIQENIEWQRKYRYVSMAHAKTRAEVRGGGRKPWPQKGMGRARHGSIRSPLFKGGGVSHGPRSPTTHFYMLPFYKRVLGLTSTLSVKLAQDDLHIIENVEIPTRDAQFVKDLIQERNWGPSVLIIDKQDIFPENICYATDHLGYVNLMPAFGLNVYSMLKHDTLVLTVDAVKHLEQRLLYQLHRNDAISKGGKFKLDQV from the exons atgttaaatttcttaaataaatcgCGACAATTGCTATATCCAGGTGTTCGCAATCTATCAAACACTCTCACAGCTCGCCAAAGCAATGCAAGCACCGAATCCACAACCGCGGCAACCAATGAAACAATTGTTTCGAAGCCGGCACTAATTTTACCACAGAATTATGCAGAGTATGCGCCGGTAAACAGGAACAGTGCACGGCAAGCATGGATTGAGAATACTGATGCGGTAAAGGAGCGTAAAGTTGGTCTAATTGAATTGCATCCGGATGTATTTGCCGCCCAGCCGCGCGTCGATATCATACAGGAGAACATCGAATGGCAGCGCAAGTATCGTTATGTAAGTATGGCACATGCCAAGACACGCGCTGAGGTGCGAGGAGGAGGTCGAAAGCCCTGGCCGCAAAAGGGCATGGGACGTGCTCGTCACGGCTCCATACGCTCCCCGTTGTTCAAAGGCGGTGGCGTCAGTCACGGTCCACGTTCGCCGACAACTCACTTTTACATGCTGCCCTTCTACAAGCGTGTGCTTGGCCTGACATCGACACTCAGCGTGAAACTGGCTCAGGATGACCTACATATAATTGAGAACGTGGAGATACCCACACGGGATGCACAGTTCGTCAAGGATCTGATACAGGAACGCAATTGGGGCCCATCAGTGCTAATTATTGACAA gCAAGATATCTTTCCGGAGAACATATGCTACGCTACCGATCATCTGGGCTATGTGAATCTAATGCCCGCCTTTGGACTAAACGTCTACTCTATGCTGAAGCACGATACTTTGGTCCTGACTGTAGATGCAGTGAAGCATTTGGAACAGCGGTTACTTTACCAGCTGCATCGTAATGATGCAATCAGCAAGGGCGGCAAATTCAAGCTGgatcaagtttaa